CTCCTAAAAAGAGCGCTGCAAAGCCTAAAGCAGCGAAGCCAGCTTATAAAGAATCTGGATTAAGAGTTTATGTAAACGGAAATAAATTAAGTTTTAGTAGTGAGCCATTGATTTATCAGAATACCAATTTGGTTCCACTTCGTGAGATTGCTGAAGGTTTGGGTGCTACCCTGAACTATGATAATAATAGTGGCACAATTGGCGTAACTAAAGGAAATAGTAAAATGACACTTACCATTGGAAGCAAAATAGTGTTTTACAATGGATCATCTGAAACAGTGAGTGCAGCACCTAAAGTAATAAAAGGAGTTACCTATGTTCCTGCTCAGGTTTTTGCTAGGGGATTAGGTGCAGGGATTGAATTAGACAGCATTAATAACTCTCTGAAAATAACATATTAGAGCCATGTAAATGAGCTAGAGAAGTTTTTTAATCAACCTAATACACCAATTAAAGTATCACAGGTTTTAGAAAGTTACATAAATCTGTGATACTTTTCTGCTTGTACATTGATAATGTGTTGTTAGTAAAACCATGATTTTATCTTATATAAAATATTATAAAAAGGAGCTAAGTGTATGAGTAGTCCACAAATTGATACAAAGAAGTGGTATAACAAATGGTGGGTTTTATTAATTATCTTTTTTATTGTTGCTGGGCTTGCTGCCGCTGTGAAGAAAGACGAACCCACTGCAACTCAACAATCGCAATCTGTGTCAAAGCAAGATGCAAAGGAAGAATCCAAGGAAGTTGTAAAGCAGGAGCCAAAGGAAACATCAAAGGAAGAGACCGAAGAAGCACCTGTTAAAGCCGAAGCAATTCCACAAACTGAAAAGGTAAAGGAAACGGTATCTACAAAATCTGTTGATCAAGTAACGTTTAAACAGTATGCATCCAATATAACTGGACGTACTTTTATAAAAAATATTTTTATAAAAGATAATAAAGGCTCGATTGATTTTTATGGTACTTACTCTGATTATAAAAAAGGGAATCCATCTAGTCTTATCAAAAAGGAAGAATATGAAGATTATTTCAGCACAAAGGAAATTCAGAAAATACTAGTTGGTGAAAGTGCTAGATTACTACGTCAATTTCCTGATTTAAACGCCATCTCAATAGTTTTGCCTTTTGATGGCAGGACATATTCAATCAACTTAGATAGAAGTAGCCTGAATAATTTCTTAGGGTATAAAATCGAAAGTTTGAGCACCGAGGACAGATCCTGGAACGACCAATTCTCTGATCCATACATCTATGATAAATCCAATCGGCAAAAGTTCTTTGACACATTCGTCAAAATTAATTAATTGTAAGGGCGTGGGCAACCACGTCTTTTTTGTTTTCTATTTATAGTATAAGAAAGTTGAATGATAGATTAAAATGTAGTTTAGTCTATGAATCTAAATAAATATCACACATTGACCTATGGCTCTAACAATGAAATTAAGAGTCTGCTAATTTAAAACAGTTAGATTTGTATCCTAGTTAACTACATATGTGAATCAGGCGATGATACCGCTAATCAAAAATCATCGCAAACTACCCCAAAAGGTATCTCAAGCACATATATGAAAGGTATATGATTTTATGCCAAAAGATGGTACAATCAAGAACGTTAGAACATTTTACTACTTGTTTCACAACTACATAATAATTTTAACTGTGCATCGCATTATGAGTTCACGTTGAAAGGGTGGTTTATCGATGAAAATTACACCCACGATTAGAGCAGAATTGGAACATTTTCTACAACAAGAAAACTTAACATTATCGCAATT
This window of the Paenibacillus polymyxa genome carries:
- a CDS encoding copper amine oxidase N-terminal domain-containing protein codes for the protein MKKKVLASSFALVLILSSATAYAHPGRTDSNGGHYCRTNCAKWGLQDGEYHYHNGGGSSSRSSSSSSSSKSTPKKSAAKPKAAKPAYKESGLRVYVNGNKLSFSSEPLIYQNTNLVPLREIAEGLGATLNYDNNSGTIGVTKGNSKMTLTIGSKIVFYNGSSETVSAAPKVIKGVTYVPAQVFARGLGAGIELDSINNSLKITY